A DNA window from Schistocerca gregaria isolate iqSchGreg1 chromosome 2, iqSchGreg1.2, whole genome shotgun sequence contains the following coding sequences:
- the LOC126336027 gene encoding uncharacterized protein LOC126336027, which produces MVASPYRRLPVSPPPRLVASTYPRLHVSSPPHLAASPSRRLHVSPPPRIAASTYRRLHVSPPPRIAASTYRRFHVSPPPRISASPSRRLPDSPPTRIAASTYRRLHVSPPPRIAASTSRRLPVSPPPRIAASTYRRLHVSSRPRIVAPTYRRPHVSPPPRIAAPTYRRLPVSPPPRLAASPYRRLPVSPPPRLAASPSRRLPVSPPPRLAASPSRRLPVSPPPRLAASPSRRLHVSPPPRIAASTYRRPHASSPPRIAASTYRRLPFWPPPRIVASPSRRLHESSLPRIFASPSRRFSVWSHQLPCSAPSYRVLSSNQDSLPQQQQQQQQQWWNT; this is translated from the coding sequence ATggtcgcttccccgtatcgtcgcctccccgtctcgccgcctccccgtctcgtcgcctccacgtatccccgcctccacgtatcgtcgcctccccatctcgccgcctccccgtctcgtcgcctccacgtatccccgcctccacgtatcgccgcctccacgtatcgccgcctccacgtatcgccgcctccacgtatcgccgcctccacgtatcgccgcttccacgtatcgccgcctccacgtatctccgcctccccgtctcgccgtcTGCCCGACtcgccgcctacacgtatcgccgcctccacgtatcgccgcctccacgtatcgccgcctccacgtatcgccgcctccacgtctcgccgcctccccgtctcgccgcctccacgtatcgccgcctccacgtatcgccgcctccacgtatcgtcgcGCCCACGTATCGTCGCCCCCACGTATCGCCGCCCCCACGTATCGCCGCCCCCACGTATCGCCgcccccacgtatcgccgcctccccgtctcgccgcctccccgtctcgccgcctccccgtatcgccgcctccccgtatcgccgcctccccgtctcgccgcctccccgtctcgccgcctcccagtctcgccgcctccccgtctcgccgcctccccgtctcgccgcctccccgtctcgccgcctccccgtctcgccgcctccccgtctcgccgcctccacgtatcgccgcctccacgtatcgccgcctccacgtatcgtcgcccCCACGCATCGTCgcccccacgtatcgccgcctccacgtatcgccgcctccccttCTGGCCGCCTCCACGAATCGTCGCCTCCCCTTCTCGCCGCCTCCACGAATCGTCGCTTCCCCGTATCTTCGCTTCCCCGTCTCGTCGCTTCTCCGTCTGGTCGCATCAACTTCCCTGCAGTGCACCGAGCTACAGAGTCCTCAGTTCCAATcaag